The following proteins come from a genomic window of Gordonia westfalica:
- the manA gene encoding mannose-6-phosphate isomerase, class I, protein MRILDGVVRPYAWGSRTAIASIQGRPVPSAHPEAELWFGSHPAGSARCIDPSGPEQDLVEVIDADPVATLGAASAAEFGNRLPFLLKVLAAEEALSLQAHPSAEQAREGFERENGRGLAIDARDRNYRDPWHKPELIVATTPFDALAGFRDPHKTVALLRELQVSELDHYLGMLVGQPDSEGLRALFTTWLTLPESLIRQLVPAVLHGAIEVLSAGKTEFAAELRTVCELGEDYPNDPGVLASLLLNNVHLEPGQGLYLPAGNLHAYLRGTGVEIMANSDNVLRGGLTPKHIDVPELLRVLDFTPVDAAQLAPPVRTIGAERVYLTPAPEFRLSRIELDGTGLHHSSSICFDMPGPQILAVLSGAVEVRPADGAPLTVTSGHALWITDDDPDVIVRAASARAVFYRALVPVAVPASDGVSASASAAATAAE, encoded by the coding sequence ATGAGGATTCTCGACGGAGTGGTGCGCCCCTACGCGTGGGGTTCACGGACGGCCATCGCGTCGATACAGGGCAGGCCTGTCCCGTCGGCGCATCCGGAAGCCGAACTGTGGTTCGGCTCGCACCCGGCGGGCTCGGCGCGATGTATCGACCCCTCGGGTCCCGAACAGGACCTCGTCGAGGTGATCGACGCCGATCCGGTCGCGACACTCGGCGCGGCGAGTGCTGCCGAGTTCGGGAACCGGCTTCCGTTCCTGCTGAAAGTTCTCGCCGCCGAGGAGGCGTTGTCGCTGCAGGCGCACCCGTCCGCCGAGCAGGCGCGCGAGGGCTTCGAGCGGGAGAACGGACGCGGCCTCGCCATCGACGCCCGCGACCGCAACTACCGCGATCCGTGGCACAAGCCGGAACTGATCGTCGCCACCACGCCCTTCGACGCCCTGGCCGGATTCCGCGATCCGCACAAGACCGTCGCCCTGCTGCGCGAGCTGCAGGTCAGCGAACTCGACCATTACCTGGGGATGCTTGTCGGGCAACCTGATTCAGAGGGTCTCCGCGCGTTGTTCACCACGTGGCTGACGCTGCCGGAGTCGTTGATCCGTCAGCTCGTGCCCGCGGTACTGCACGGCGCGATCGAGGTGCTGAGCGCAGGGAAGACCGAGTTCGCCGCCGAGCTGCGCACCGTGTGCGAACTCGGGGAGGACTACCCGAACGATCCCGGAGTGCTCGCCTCGCTGTTGCTCAACAACGTGCATCTCGAGCCGGGCCAGGGCCTGTACCTGCCCGCGGGCAACCTGCACGCCTACCTCCGCGGTACCGGCGTGGAGATCATGGCCAACTCCGACAATGTCTTGCGCGGCGGCCTCACGCCCAAGCACATCGACGTGCCGGAGTTGTTGCGCGTCCTCGATTTCACTCCGGTCGACGCCGCCCAGCTGGCGCCGCCGGTGCGCACGATCGGCGCCGAACGTGTCTACCTCACGCCCGCGCCGGAGTTCCGACTGTCGCGAATCGAGTTGGACGGCACCGGATTGCACCACTCGTCGTCGATCTGCTTCGACATGCCGGGACCGCAGATCCTCGCGGTGCTGAGCGGTGCGGTCGAGGTCCGGCCCGCTGACGGCGCCCCGCTGACCGTGACATCGGGTCACGCCCTGTGGATCACCGACGACGATCCGGACGTGATCGTGCGGGCCGCCTCCGCACGGGCGGTGTTCTATCGCGCACTCGTGCCGGTCGCGGTGCCGGCCTCCGACGGGGTGTCTGCATCCGCGTCGGCCGCGGCGACCGCCGCTGAATGA
- a CDS encoding DUF3499 domain-containing protein, whose amino-acid sequence MKLPRLCCRPGCARSAVATLTFVYAESTAVIGPLATSEEPHSWDLCDDHARRITVPRGWEMLRSERGFSVPAEDHELTALAEAVREAGAVAGGGRPGFVDRGPLGRGADRMPVDSLDAFDDARSADDAAYEAALADRRSGRHRAGPVDSPGQQPSATQGVPRHQTRPRPGRRGHLRVLPDPVD is encoded by the coding sequence GTGAAGCTTCCCCGTCTGTGCTGCCGACCCGGCTGCGCCCGATCCGCGGTGGCTACCCTGACCTTCGTCTACGCCGAATCGACTGCGGTGATCGGTCCGCTGGCGACCTCGGAGGAGCCGCATTCCTGGGATCTGTGCGACGACCATGCTCGTCGGATCACCGTGCCGCGGGGCTGGGAGATGTTGCGCAGTGAACGGGGATTCTCGGTGCCTGCCGAGGATCACGAACTGACCGCGCTCGCCGAGGCCGTCCGCGAGGCCGGCGCCGTCGCCGGTGGCGGGCGCCCGGGCTTCGTCGATCGCGGACCGCTCGGCCGGGGTGCCGACCGGATGCCCGTCGACTCCCTCGACGCATTCGACGACGCGCGCTCGGCCGACGATGCGGCCTACGAGGCCGCTCTCGCCGATCGCCGCTCCGGCCGTCATCGCGCCGGGCCGGTCGACTCACCGGGGCAGCAGCCGTCGGCCACCCAGGGCGTGCCGCGCCACCAGACGCGGCCCCGGCCGGGTCGCCGCGGTCATCTCCGAGTGCTCCCGGATCCGGTCGACTGA
- a CDS encoding metallopeptidase family protein gives MRIHPKPTPRGSYGLPGTRRGRRRVGRYRDRRGRGLRSPLLPQNVPAYNTRSDEFDAVALEAFAEIDAQWHDQLSGLDIAVDEIPRLLPRDPETVEWPDEVTADGAVPLARLIPAGMDVHGVPTRAQIILFRRPLESRAKKGSDLLELVHEVLVQQVATHLGVDEDTIDRGPE, from the coding sequence ATGCGCATCCACCCGAAGCCGACGCCGCGCGGCTCCTACGGCCTGCCGGGAACCCGTCGTGGCCGACGACGGGTCGGACGATACCGAGACCGGCGAGGACGCGGCCTGCGCTCCCCGCTGCTGCCCCAGAACGTCCCCGCCTACAACACCCGCTCCGATGAGTTCGACGCCGTCGCGCTCGAGGCCTTCGCCGAGATCGACGCACAGTGGCACGACCAGCTCTCCGGACTGGACATCGCGGTCGACGAGATCCCGCGACTACTCCCCCGCGATCCCGAGACCGTCGAGTGGCCCGACGAGGTGACCGCCGACGGCGCGGTACCGCTCGCCCGACTGATCCCGGCGGGGATGGACGTCCACGGGGTGCCGACGCGGGCTCAGATCATCCTGTTCCGCCGCCCACTGGAGTCCCGGGCCAAGAAGGGCTCGGATCTTCTCGAGCTCGTACACGAGGTACTCGTCCAGCAGGTTGCGACGCACCTGGGTGTCGACGAAGACACGATCGACCGCGGACCAGAGTGA
- a CDS encoding WhiB family transcriptional regulator: MALVSNDFDDLFDAVEEQWQDRALCAQTDPEAFFPEKGGSTREAKRICQGCEVKAECLEYALHNDERFGIWGGLSERERRRLKRGII; encoded by the coding sequence CTGGCCTTGGTGTCCAACGACTTCGACGACCTGTTCGACGCGGTCGAGGAGCAGTGGCAGGACCGCGCGCTGTGCGCGCAGACCGATCCCGAGGCGTTCTTCCCGGAGAAGGGCGGATCGACGCGAGAGGCCAAACGCATCTGCCAGGGCTGCGAAGTCAAGGCCGAATGCCTGGAGTATGCGCTTCACAACGACGAACGCTTCGGTATCTGGGGCGGGCTGTCGGAGCGCGAGCGCCGTCGCCTCAAGCGCGGCATCATCTGA
- the cofD gene encoding 2-phospho-L-lactate transferase, with protein sequence MKVTVLVGGVGGARFLLGLRELLGVTPFPPHPDDPTLGVGEHEITAIVNVGDDAWMHGVRICPDLDTCMYTLGDGIDPGRGWGRRNETWNAKEELAAYGADPDWFGLGDRDLATHLIRTQMLDAGYRLSDVTAALSRRWNPGVRLLPVTDDRHETHVVIAKPDGDEGERVAIHFQEWWVRHRAQVPTFGFAQVGSDDTTPAPGVLDAIADADVILLAPSNPVVSIGAIVSVPGMRSALRTAKAPVVGVSPVIDNRPLRGMADECLSVIGVESSAEAIAGHYGARSGNGILDGWLIAEGDHARVDGIAIGSAPLLMTDPQATAQMIRAACALVDVALPDRNVGTA encoded by the coding sequence GTGAAGGTGACCGTACTCGTCGGCGGCGTGGGGGGAGCACGTTTCCTCCTCGGGCTGCGCGAATTGCTCGGCGTCACCCCGTTCCCACCGCATCCCGACGACCCCACACTCGGTGTCGGCGAACACGAGATCACCGCGATCGTGAACGTCGGCGACGACGCGTGGATGCACGGCGTGCGGATCTGCCCCGACCTCGACACGTGCATGTACACCCTCGGCGACGGCATCGACCCGGGACGCGGGTGGGGCCGGCGCAACGAAACCTGGAACGCGAAAGAGGAACTCGCCGCCTACGGTGCCGATCCCGACTGGTTCGGGCTCGGCGACCGCGACCTGGCGACCCATCTGATCCGCACCCAGATGCTCGACGCCGGGTACCGCTTGTCCGATGTGACCGCCGCACTGTCCCGCCGCTGGAATCCGGGCGTGCGTCTGCTGCCGGTGACCGACGACCGTCACGAGACCCACGTGGTGATCGCCAAGCCGGACGGCGACGAGGGTGAGCGGGTCGCCATCCACTTCCAGGAATGGTGGGTGCGCCACCGGGCGCAGGTCCCGACCTTCGGCTTCGCGCAGGTCGGTTCGGACGACACCACTCCCGCACCCGGCGTGCTCGACGCGATCGCCGACGCCGACGTCATACTGCTCGCACCGTCGAATCCGGTGGTGAGCATCGGTGCCATCGTGAGCGTTCCGGGGATGCGCAGCGCACTGCGGACCGCGAAGGCACCGGTGGTCGGCGTCTCGCCGGTCATCGACAACCGGCCGCTGCGCGGCATGGCCGACGAATGCCTGTCGGTGATCGGTGTGGAGTCGTCGGCCGAGGCCATCGCCGGGCACTACGGCGCCCGCAGCGGCAACGGCATCCTCGACGGCTGGCTGATCGCCGAGGGCGATCACGCCCGCGTCGACGGCATCGCCATCGGCTCCGCCCCGCTGCTGATGACCGACCCGCAGGCCACCGCGCAGATGATCCGCGCCGCATGCGCACTCGTCGACGTCGCCCTGCCGGACCGGAACGTGGGCACCGCGTGA
- a CDS encoding coenzyme F420-0:L-glutamate ligase: MTDLADHRAPDGLDIRPVAGLPEFTEDSDVAAEILAAAPWLESGDVLVVTSKIISKAEGRMVDAPADPEERDALRRKLVEAESVRVLARKNRTLITENRLGLVQAAAGIDGSNVRSDQLALLPEDPDGSAKRLRAAIAERAGLEVAVIITDTMGRAWRTGQTDVAIGSAGIAVTHPYDGGTDDYGNPLVVTDIAVADELAAAADLVKGKLAAVPVAVVRGFAPVDNGSTAADLIRPAEEDLFRLGTEEAILQGRREAIRTRRSVRAFDDRPVDPESLRAALGEALTAPAPHHTHPVRFVWVRSAERRRALLDAMNAEWRTDLESDSKTPESISKRLRRGQILYDAPELVIPFLVPDGVHEYPDERRNAAEHTMFTVAAGGAVASLLIALSVREIGSCWVGSTIFAAPTVRRVLELDASWEPLGAVAIGHPLDAAPLRDAAPTGEWVIEL; the protein is encoded by the coding sequence GTGACCGACCTCGCCGATCATCGAGCCCCGGACGGCCTGGACATCCGGCCGGTCGCCGGGCTCCCCGAGTTCACCGAGGACTCCGATGTCGCCGCTGAGATCCTCGCCGCCGCACCATGGTTGGAATCCGGCGATGTGCTGGTGGTGACCAGCAAGATCATCTCCAAGGCCGAGGGACGCATGGTGGACGCACCGGCCGACCCCGAGGAGCGTGATGCGCTGCGTCGCAAGCTCGTCGAGGCCGAGTCGGTGCGGGTGCTCGCCCGCAAGAACCGCACCCTCATCACCGAGAACCGTCTGGGTCTTGTGCAGGCGGCGGCAGGCATCGACGGTTCCAACGTGCGCTCCGACCAGCTGGCCCTGCTCCCCGAGGATCCCGACGGCAGCGCGAAGCGGCTGCGGGCCGCCATCGCCGAGCGCGCCGGGCTCGAGGTCGCCGTGATCATCACCGACACGATGGGCCGCGCCTGGCGCACCGGACAGACCGATGTCGCGATCGGTTCGGCGGGCATCGCCGTCACCCACCCCTACGACGGCGGCACCGACGACTACGGGAATCCGTTGGTGGTGACCGACATCGCGGTGGCCGACGAACTGGCCGCGGCCGCCGACCTGGTCAAGGGCAAGCTCGCGGCCGTTCCGGTCGCGGTCGTCCGCGGGTTCGCACCCGTCGACAACGGTTCAACCGCCGCCGACCTGATCCGGCCCGCCGAGGAGGACCTGTTCCGTCTCGGCACCGAGGAGGCCATCCTCCAGGGACGACGTGAGGCCATCCGCACACGACGGTCCGTGCGCGCCTTCGACGACCGGCCGGTCGATCCCGAGTCGCTGCGCGCGGCATTGGGTGAGGCCCTCACCGCCCCCGCGCCGCACCACACACACCCGGTGCGATTCGTGTGGGTGCGGTCGGCCGAGCGGCGTCGTGCGCTGCTCGACGCCATGAATGCCGAGTGGCGCACCGACCTCGAATCCGACTCCAAGACACCCGAATCGATCTCCAAGCGCCTCCGTCGCGGTCAGATCCTGTACGACGCGCCGGAACTGGTGATCCCGTTCCTGGTGCCCGACGGCGTGCACGAGTATCCCGACGAACGTCGCAATGCCGCCGAGCACACCATGTTCACCGTGGCCGCCGGTGGTGCCGTGGCAAGCCTGCTCATCGCGCTGTCCGTCCGCGAGATCGGCAGCTGCTGGGTCGGTTCCACGATCTTCGCCGCGCCGACCGTGCGTCGAGTCCTCGAACTCGACGCATCGTGGGAGCCGTTGGGCGCGGTCGCCATCGGACATCCGCTCGATGCGGCCCCGCTGCGCGACGCCGCCCCGACCGGGGAGTGGGTGATCGAACTGTGA
- a CDS encoding NUDIX hydrolase, translating into MSAESLHASAVEALTAWQAPDSAQDSLRHAYLAFLAATPDACLRACAAGHLTGSAIVFDADRSHVLLTLHPRVGRWIQLGGHCEPTDETLADAALREAREESGIPGLDLDRVGDSGGIVHLHTHPITCSLGVPTRHLDVRYRVVAAPTADGSLPAFERSEESVDLQWWPIDDLPPDTDADIPELIRAALRG; encoded by the coding sequence GTGAGTGCCGAGTCGCTGCACGCATCGGCCGTCGAGGCACTGACCGCATGGCAGGCACCCGACTCGGCGCAGGACAGTCTCCGGCACGCCTACCTCGCGTTCCTCGCCGCCACCCCCGACGCCTGCCTGCGGGCCTGCGCGGCAGGGCATCTCACCGGGTCGGCCATCGTCTTCGACGCCGATCGCAGCCATGTCCTGCTCACTCTGCACCCCCGCGTGGGCAGGTGGATTCAGCTCGGCGGCCACTGCGAGCCGACCGACGAGACCCTGGCCGACGCCGCGCTGCGGGAAGCCCGCGAGGAATCGGGCATCCCCGGTCTCGACCTCGATCGCGTCGGCGACAGTGGTGGCATCGTGCACCTGCACACCCACCCGATCACCTGCTCGCTCGGCGTGCCGACCAGACATCTCGACGTGCGCTACCGGGTGGTCGCCGCCCCGACCGCCGACGGCAGCCTCCCGGCGTTCGAACGCAGTGAGGAATCGGTGGACCTGCAATGGTGGCCGATCGACGACCTACCGCCGGACACCGACGCCGACATCCCGGAGCTCATCCGGGCCGCGCTGCGGGGCTGA
- the glgC gene encoding glucose-1-phosphate adenylyltransferase, whose protein sequence is MRSQPHVLGIVLAGGEGKRLYPLTMDRAKPAVPFGGAYRLIDFVLSNLVNAGYERICVLTQYKSHSLDRHISQTWWTSGFHGEYITPVPAQQRLGPRWYTGSADAIFQSMNLITDELPEYIVVFGADHVYRMDPSQMVEAHIASGADVTVAGIRVPRAEAVAFGCIDSDASGKITRFLEKPADPPGTPDDPDSTFASMGNYVFTTEALVDALRADAADSDSDHDMGGDIIPAFVARDTAYVYDFKDNQVPGATERDKGYWRDVGTLDAFYEAHMDLVSVHPIFNLYNGRWPIRGETHNLPPAKFVQSGVAEDSVVGSGCIISGGTVRNSVLSSNVIVEDGAIIEGSVLMPGVRVGKGAVVRRAILDKNVVVGDGEQLGVDPDADRERFSVSAGGVVTVGKGIRV, encoded by the coding sequence GTGAGATCACAGCCGCACGTCCTCGGCATCGTCCTCGCGGGCGGCGAAGGTAAACGCCTTTACCCGCTGACGATGGATCGGGCCAAGCCTGCGGTGCCCTTCGGCGGTGCCTACCGGCTGATCGACTTCGTGCTGTCGAACCTGGTCAATGCCGGATACGAGCGCATATGCGTGCTGACACAATACAAATCGCACTCGCTGGACCGGCACATCTCGCAAACCTGGTGGACATCGGGATTTCATGGCGAATACATCACCCCGGTGCCCGCGCAGCAGCGCCTCGGTCCGCGCTGGTACACGGGTAGCGCAGATGCAATCTTCCAGTCCATGAACCTGATCACCGATGAACTGCCGGAATACATCGTGGTGTTCGGTGCCGATCACGTGTATCGCATGGACCCGTCGCAGATGGTCGAGGCGCACATCGCATCGGGAGCCGACGTCACCGTCGCCGGCATCCGCGTACCGCGTGCGGAGGCCGTGGCCTTCGGGTGCATCGACTCCGACGCGTCCGGCAAGATCACGCGCTTCCTCGAGAAGCCCGCGGACCCGCCCGGGACCCCCGACGATCCGGACTCGACCTTCGCCTCCATGGGCAACTACGTGTTCACCACCGAGGCTCTCGTCGACGCCCTGCGCGCCGACGCCGCCGACTCAGACTCCGACCACGACATGGGCGGCGACATCATCCCCGCGTTCGTCGCGCGCGACACCGCCTACGTCTACGACTTCAAGGACAACCAGGTGCCCGGGGCCACCGAGCGCGACAAGGGCTACTGGCGTGACGTCGGAACCCTCGACGCGTTCTACGAGGCGCACATGGACCTCGTGTCCGTGCACCCGATCTTCAACCTGTACAACGGCCGCTGGCCGATCCGCGGCGAGACACACAACCTGCCGCCGGCCAAGTTCGTCCAGAGTGGCGTCGCCGAGGACTCGGTGGTCGGTTCGGGCTGCATCATCTCGGGTGGGACGGTACGCAATTCGGTGCTGTCGTCCAACGTCATCGTCGAGGACGGCGCGATCATCGAGGGCAGCGTCCTCATGCCGGGCGTACGCGTCGGCAAGGGGGCGGTCGTGCGCAGGGCCATCCTCGACAAGAACGTCGTCGTCGGCGACGGTGAGCAGCTCGGTGTCGACCCCGACGCCGATCGCGAACGCTTCTCCGTCAGCGCCGGAGGTGTGGTGACGGTCGGCAAGGGGATTCGGGTCTAG